The proteins below come from a single Vanessa cardui chromosome 7, ilVanCard2.1, whole genome shotgun sequence genomic window:
- the LOC124530917 gene encoding uncharacterized protein LOC124530917 codes for MLQETKRIDSMLFNYETTYRTDFRFGEIREYPKTTYTPKSTHKERAEPPYRNIHTLNEWRGNIRPPFSLLHVPKDILRTNPNDVQQPFEKPIDSERAHAQKTRPRLVMTPAVSMDDIEDDRARNILCTDMYTSDMSRGMREASVPYKNVKAPLPGRPAPANSIGLPRLQPPYVPPEWRMDTVTWDSKQLRGYCDPTKEFWLRRDPPKYCLTQF; via the exons ATGTTACAAGAAACAAAGAGAATCGATTCCATGCTTTTTAATTACGAAACGACATATAGGACTGATTTTCGTTTTGGCGAAATTCGCGAATATCCAAAAACGACGTATACACCCAAATCAACGCATAAGGAACGGGCGGAACCGCCTTACAGGAACATTCATACATTGAACGAATGGAGGGGGAATATCAGACCACCGTTTAGTTTATTACACGTTCCTAAGGATATCTTGAGAACCAACCCCAATGATGTGCAGCAACCTttt gAAAAACCTATAGATTCAGAACGAGCGCATGCTCAAAAGACACGACCGCGTCTTGTGATGACGCCGGCAGTGAGTATGGACGACATAGAGGACGACCGCGCTCGAAATATTCTCTGCACCGACATGTACACCAGCGATATGAGTCGGGGTATGCGTGAAGCGAGTGTTCCGTATAAAAACGTGAAGGCGCCATTGCCTGGACGACCCGCGCCTGCTAATTCT ATCGGATTACCAAGGTTACAGCCTCCGTATGTACCCCCGGAGTGGCGAATGGATACCGTCACCTGGGACAGCAAACAGCTTCGTGGTTATTGCGACCCCACTAAGGAATTCTGGCTAAGACGAGATCCACCTAAGTATTGTTTAACGCAATTTTGA
- the LOC124531234 gene encoding uncharacterized protein LOC124531234, producing MYSRYDNLLFNYETTYRTDYRDGEIKTSPKTVFKTKPTCYRIRPPPLKYIHTLSEWKQPGIPVEIFLKPKETVRTNPRQPQKFYEKPPDPGWENAVKTRPRLVMTPAISMDDISSEKRKILIENVYASSAQISMREGLPASSGISISAPLSSTPAVASPITLQKLQPPYVSPEWRMDSASWDGRQLRSHCDPDKEFYLGRSPK from the exons atgtacagtAGATATGATAACTTGCTCTTTAATTATGAAACCACATATAGAACAGATTATCGTGACGGTGAAATTAAAACATCTCCTAAAACTGTCTTCAAAACAAAACCAACGTGTTATAGAATCCGGCCGCCTCcactaaaatatattcacaCACTATCTGAGTGGAAACAACCTGGTATTCCAgtagaaatatttcttaaaccGAAGGAAACAGTTCGGACCAATCCGCGTCAACCACAAAAGTTCTAT GAAAAGCCCCCAGATCCGGGTTGGGAGAATGCGGTAAAGACCCGACCTCGCCTTGTCATGACGCCGGCCATTAGTATGGATGACATATCTTCAGA GAAGCGAAAAATTCTGATAGAAAATGTGTATGCAAGCTCAGCTCAAATTTCGATGCGAGAAGGGCTCCCTGCATCCTCTGGAATCTCCATATCAGCGCCCTTATCTAGTACACCAGCTGTAGCAAGTCCA ataacgCTTCAGAAGTTACAACCTCCATACGTTTCTCCTGAATGGCGTATGGACTCGGCTTCCTGGGATGGGCGACAACTGCGGTCTCACTGCGACCCGGACAAAGAGTTCTACCTCGGTAGATCCCCTAAGTAG
- the LOC124530975 gene encoding maestro heat-like repeat-containing protein family member 1, whose translation MTSSKTDSFKDTVTVLINALGDNDNSVNNVVIKSLAKIANVYPNEVIEIFCEFYQNTVKSNLIQLGNIVKVLEQTCVNQVKKLDQKVAGELVNSMLRAMTENSTYEPVVQLGASSVLVAIGHEYLDLVLRSLINQMTPASVPHYTIAHTLGTLAAVNTHGVVPHVKEILGKMLPLLPLVKQDGVKQAFAYAFGHFAVAVSEQIGDNVENDNITSIKDNFVTEFTIVFDVLYNQWLPSHEPKVSESVLEALGPITRLISERQFNETVNKFVLSLLSLYRKPAINFYCISQCISYLLSPSPLNPKLSLNDNVINSINNVLFNLVLLEPDYDQPHTVKNHFEVLRCFDHMAGQFPDQTVETLLHHCKNNQEKERMKAVIILTHLTTSSQVFIDNFASKFTTILKVMVVMEQGVKMKKLLVKAIVGLVYRNCIMAAEDFSMVEFIIKHCGYEAPPTVPKSDVLDLHDTCKSSLILMCNTVTSVRSQLRNLLLYSLTVDEFTASMSTVSHCLTSLLQNNSDVTTDDQSNKLSDMICSPDLVFVRCITHVVDPDQRDLNKNLLLFLEEFSGDVHKNLKNSWSIEIQRLLKFVEKNESKEQWHGMLLDLMISAVEQVNSNKWVETISTLISQQILSKKQSPMIKGVSLQYLAILSCHMSNAAVVETVLKIILFALKSIPMESVDYVSKAVGIASREHGEFVLNELDATYKENEARRGNKLLNFLSSRSSKTEVELSAVKYAVITCYGKVACDCLDVHVLARLGENVTSILFEILKSNPPYDLCKASVTTLYEIGKALHPAAHHNVALRNRWQLLNAVLEQIYNGNLDKRNVELYPIIVKASKALTKLQKGILPEERNTILRVLFNSIFGELSSFKRKYEIEGNGDKNDLLAKTLNDSLSLLHELIRELIIQSTCLSTIDDIVSLLIEWMRHDNDEIRTAAVLIMQVVLDAFIKNVKLNYETPSKFGQMGYLLGLIVPGVADTNFPVRLTTVDCIKIIIQIQDLYEGHTIEPNDECMSSLCQLQNNILTNDLNMISDYCTKLCDSIWSKIPHLHTMQFIESLLEGYDNQEFRSVGISSVLDAFIVKKGQDLFQSIERIVEVLLMTMDEVVDDARMRLMRPLTSLTRHHSNAVTAVLLAQKLPLKSCVVSCWRFLARDESLSTVIVDNFLRLMTSIELYEDPYHITENHIAALQPLTLISALGEMLQEEAMRPICIAKFPDLFAVLYTTLACYMEAEPPAYSLPQNRAQERFGFVPNRESIKLSPAKITINTFNAFLERADCYKVKEACSLCLTVEHGDSSSTLLELAPLLGGALSRALPAQLQRVAVRVAHYARSALPPQRCAALALLADLLNYRCNDNPVLTECVLSALGTGWKDEHVRVRAACLRGAANVCRLREPARAHALPAALAALSQGVDAQQMPSPFENVPLAAIQGLSRLITETDNLDQEFDRELLSISQKIRPFMNTDCALLRENSIRLFGIIAGRVQSEALVEQAVASLPCFLLHLCDNNPSVVRASKFTLRQVFKTFNVKKSNDFVQTHLLDEGRLYLDEFLTALMRQLADEMPSSVVKCLQTAVNYLHCARDEIKPHPPLLLGILFAELYRIRDKYPEEARLDGAVSRGARARLLALVRDPDAAVRAAAAHALASLCLACAPDA comes from the exons ATGACTTCGTCAAAAACCGACTCTTTCAAAG ATACAGTGACCGTGCTCATTAACGCTTTAGGAGATAATGATAATTCTGTTAACAACGTTGTAATAAAATCCCTTGCGAAGATAGCGAATGTATATCCAAATGAAGTTATCGAAATATTTTGCGAGTTCTATCAGAACACGGTTAAATCAAACCTTATACAGTTAGGAAACATTGTtaa AGTCTTAGAACAGACATGTGTAAATCAAGTGAAGAAATTGGATCAGAAGGTGGCAGGGGAACTCGTCAATTCAATGCTTCGAGCAATGACAGAGAATAGCACTTATGAACCAGTAGTCCAGTTGGGTGCATCGTCTGTTTTAGTAGCTATTGGCCATGAGTACTTGGATTTG gtaCTACGATCTCTCATTAATCAAATGACCCCAGCATCAGTACCCCATTACACAATCGCCCACACGCTGGGCACACTGGCTGCGGTCAACACGCATGGAGTGGTGCCGCACGTCAAGGAGATCCTTGGCAAAATGCTGCCGTTACTTCCTTTGGTCAAACAGGATGGTGTAAAACAAGCCTTCGCTTATG CTTTTGGCCATTTTGCCGTCGCCGTGTCTGAACAAATAGGTGACAATGTCGAAAACGACAATATAACGTCGATAAAGGATAATTTTGTCACGGAATTCACGATCGTATTCGACGTGCTGTACAACCAGTGGCTACCGTCTCACGAGCCGAAAGTATCAGAATCAGTACTCGAAGCTCTCGGGCCCATCACTAGACTCATTTCTGAGAGACAGTTTAATGAGACTGTCAATAAATTTGTGCTTTCCCTTCTATCTTTGTATCGTAAACCGGCGATCAATTTCTACTGCATTAGTCAGTGCATATCTTATTTGTTGTCTCCATCGCCCTTAAATCCAAAACTATCCTTGAATGATAACGTGATAAATTCAATCAACAATGTTTTGTTTAACTTGGTTCTGTTAGAGCCAGATTACGACCAACCACATACGGTCAAGAATCACTTCGAAGTACTGCGTTGTTTTGACCATATGGCGGGACAGTTTCCCGACCAAACAGTCGAAACCTTGCTGCACCATTGTAAAAACAACCAAGAAAAAGAAAGAATGAAAGCCGTCATAATTTTAACTCACCTGACGACGTCGTCTCAAGTTTTCATCGATAACTTTGCGTCGAAGTTCACAACTATTTTGAAAGTAATGGTTGTAATGGAACAAGGagtgaaaatgaaaaaattgcTCGTCAAAGCGATCGTTGGACTCGTATACAGAAATTGTATAATGGCTGCTGAAGATTTTTCTATGGTTGAGTTTATAATCAAGCATTGTGGTTATGAAGCACCGCCGACAGTTCCAAAATCGGACGTCCTAGATTTGCATGATACCTGTAAAAGTTCACTTATACTTATGTGTAATACGGTGACGAGCGTTAGATCGCAATTACGTAACTTGCTGCTATACTCTCTTACTGTCGATGAATTTACTGCATCAATGTCGACGGTGAGTCACTGTCTGACCTCTTTGTTGCAAAATAATTCAGACGTCACCACCGACGACCAGTCTAATAAACTTAGTGATATGATATGCTCTCCGGATCTCGTTTTTGTACGATGCATCACACACGTAGTCGATCCAGATCAAAGAGATTTAAATAAGAACTTGCTTCTATTTCTCGAGGAATTCTCAGGAGACGTGCATAAGAATTTGAAAAATTCTTGGAGTATCGAAATCCAGAGATTATTGAAATTCGTCGAAAAGAACGAATCGAAGGAACAATGGCATGGTATGTTGTTGGATCTCATGATTTCTGCGGTGGAACAGGTTAATAGCAACAAATGGGTGGAAACTATATCAACTTTAATATCTCAGCAAATACTTTCCAAGAAACAGTCGCCGATGATCAAAGGAGTATCTCTTCAATATTTGGCCATACTCTCATGTCATATGTCAAATGCCGCAGTAGTGGAGACAGTGCTTAAAATAATACTGTTCGCCTTAAAATCAATTCCGATGGAAAGCGTCGATTACGTCAGCAAAGCGGTGGGCATTGCGTCTCGGGAACACGGTGAATTCGTTCTCAATGAATTGGATGCAACGTACAAGGAAAATGAAGCTAGACGAGGCAATAAATTGCTGAATTTCCTATCGTCGAGATCATCGAAAACTGAAGTTGAGTTATCAGCAGTCAAATATGCAGTTATAACGTGCTATGGAAAAGTCGCCTGTGATTGTCTTGATGTGCACGTGTTAGCTAGGTTAGGGGAGAATGTTACatcaatattatttgaaattttaaaatctaatcCACCTTACGACTTATGCAAGGCTAGTGTCACAACTTTATACGAGATAGGGAAAGCTCTTCATCCAGCTGCTCATCATAATGTCGCTTTGAGAAATCGCTGGCAATTATTGAACGCTGTCTTAGAACAGATATATAACGGAAATCTGGATAAACGAAATGTAGAACTGTATCCAATCATTGTAAAAGCATCGAAAGCCTTGACAAAGTTACAAAAAGGTATCTTGCCCGAAGAAAGAAATACTATCCTGAGAGTTTTATTCAACAGCATATTTGGGGAACTCTCGTCTTTTAAAAGAAAGTACGAGATAGAAGGGAACGGCGACAAAAATGACTTATTAGCGAAAACCCTAAACGACTCGTTGTCTCTTTTGCACGAGTTAATTAGAGAGTTGATTATCCAATCAACCTGCTTAAGTACGATTGATGATATCGTTAGCTTATTAATTGAATGGATGCGTCACGACAACGACGAGATTCGCACAGCTGCTGTTTTAATCATGCAAGTAGTGTTAGATGCGTTTATAAAAAACGTAAAACTCAATTATGAGACACCGAGCAAATTTGGACAGATGGGTTATTTGCTAGGTCTTATCGTGCCCGGCGTCGCTGACACTAACTTTCCAGTGAGGCTAACAACCGtcgattgtataaaaataataattcagataCAAGATTTGTATGAAGGTCACACAATTGAGCCTAACGATGAATGTATGTCGAGCCTGTGCCAGCTACAGAATAATATATTGACTAATGACTTAAACATGATAAGTGATTACTGTACGAAATTGTGCGATAGTATATGGTCGAAAATACCACATTTACATACCATGCAATTCATAGAAAGTCTCCTAGAAGGATACGATAATCAAGAATTCAGGAGCGTTGGGATAAGTTCGGTTTTGGATGCATTTATCGTAAAGAAGGGTCAGGATTTGTTCCAAAGCATAGAACGGATAGTCGAGGTGTTACTCATGACGATGGATGAAGTGGTTGATGATGCTAGGATGAGACTTATGAGGCCGCTGACGTCATTGACACGTCACCATTCAAACGCCGTCACAGCTGTACTGCTCGCACAAAAGCTCCCATTGAAATC atgCGTTGTATCTTGCTGGCGGTTCTTGGCTAGAGACGAAAGTCTATCTACTGTCATTGTTGACAACTTCCTACGTCTGATGACCTCGATCGAACTTTACGAGGATCCTTACCACATCACTGAAAATCACATTGCTGCGTTACAGCCTCTGACT CTCATTAGCGCTCTTGGTGAGATGTTACAAGAGGAAGCCATGAGACCAATATGTATCGCGAAGTTCCCTGACCTCTTCGCGGTCTTGTACACGACACTAGCGTGCTACATGGAGGCGGAGCCGCCCGCATACTCCTTGCCGCAGAACAGAGCCCAGGAGAGGTTCGGCTTCGTGCCCAACAGGGAATCGATCAAGTTGTCTCCTGCTAAGATAACCATCAACACGTTTAACGCGTTTTTGGAACGCGCTGATTGTTATAAG GTGAAGGAAGCGTGCTCGCTGTGCCTGACGGTGGAGCACGGCGACAGCTCGAGCACGCTGCTGGAGCTGGCGCCGCTGCTGGGCGGCGCGCTGAGCCGCGCGCTGCCGGCGCAGCTGCAGCGCGTTGCCGTGCGCGTGGCGCACTACGCGCGCTCCGCCCTGCCGCCGCAGCGCTGCGCCGCGCTCGCGCTGCTGGCCGACTTACTCAACTACcg CTGCAACGACAACCCGGTGCTGACTGAGTGCGTGCTGTCGGCGCTGGGCACGGGCTGGAAGGACGAGCACGTGCGCGTGCGCGCGGCGTGCCTGCGCGGCGCCGCCAACGTGTGCCGCCTGCGCGAGCCCGCGCGCGCGCACGCGCTGCCCGCCGCGCTCGCCGCGCTCAGCCAGGGCGTCGACGCGCAGCAGATGCC ATCACCATTTGAGAACGTTCCCCTCGCAGCCATCCAGGGCCTCAGCCGTCTCATCACGGAAACTGACAATCTCGACCAGGAGTTCGACAGGGAACTTCTATCGATATCGCAGAAAATACGGCCGTTCATGAACACGGACTGCGCGCTGTTGAGGGAGAACTCCATCCGCCTTTTCGGCATCATCGCGGGCCGCGTGCAATCCGAGGCACTCGTGGAACAGGCCGTCGCTTCGCTGCCGTGCTTCCTACTGCACCTTTGCGATAATAACCCCTCCGTAGTGAGG GCGAGTAAATTCACACTTCGTCAAGTCTTCAAAACGTTCAACGTGAAGAAATCCAACGATTTCGTCCAAACTCACCTCTTGGACGAGGGTCGCTTGTACTTGGACGAGTTCCTGACGGCCCTGATGCGCCAGCTCGCAGACGAGATGCCGTCCTCTGTGGTCAAGTGTCTGCAGACGGCGGTGAACTACCTGCACTGTGCCAGGGATGAGATCAAACCCCATCCGCCATTGTTGTTGG GCATCCTGTTCGCGGAGCTGTACCGCATCCGCGACAAGTACCCCGAGGAGGCGCGGCTCGACGGCGCCGTGTCGCGCGGCGCGCGCGCCCGCCTGCTGGCGCTCGTGCGCGACCCCGACGCCGCCgtgcgcgccgccgccgcgcatGCGCTCGCCAGCCTCTGCCTCGCCTGCGCGCCCGACGCCTGA